The following are encoded in a window of Onthophagus taurus isolate NC chromosome 3, IU_Otau_3.0, whole genome shotgun sequence genomic DNA:
- the LOC139429297 gene encoding uncharacterized protein: MAQHLSNQDKEARLAFCQEFLDLHQGAIHNLLMSDEANFYLNGMVNKQNFRYWSNENPREIFTQNLHNPKVIMWCGVGSFGIIGPYFFENENNRAVTVTSERYVNMLETFLIPELNRRGLLNNPLLFQQDGATAHTARNSMRVLREMFNGRLISRFGDLPWPSRSPDLTAPDFFLWGYLKAKVFASRPGTIEELKVKIREEVEGIDEGLLRRVMNHFLSNIEKCVEVGGGQLEDVIFKS, encoded by the coding sequence ATGGCACAGCACCTTAGCAATCAAGATAAAGAAGCAAGGTTAGCATTTTGTCAAGAATTTTTGGATTTACATCAAGGAGCAATTCACAATCTCCTAATGAGCGACgaagcaaatttttatttgaacgGCATGGTTAATAAACAGAATTTTAGATACTGGTCAAATGAAAATCCTCGTGAAATCTTTACACAGAACCTCCATAATCCAAAAGTTATTATGTGGTGTGGAGTAGGATCTTTTGGTATTATTGgtccatatttttttgagaATGAAAATAACCGCGCTGTAACAGTAACATCCGAGCGCTACGTAAACATGCTAGAGACATTCCTCATTCCAGAATTAAATAGACGAGGATTACTAAACAATCCCTTActattccaacaagatggggCAACAGCTCATACCGCCAGAAACTCAATGAGGGTTCTGCGAGAAATGTTTAATGGTCGACTCATTTCTCGATTCGGAGATTTGCCTTGGCCTTCGAGGTCCCCCGACTTAACGGCACCCGATTTTTTCCTGTGGGGATATTTAAAAGCCAAAGTGTTTGCGAGTCGTCCAGGTACAATCGAGGAACTCAAAGTCAAAATTCGTGAAGAAGTTGAAGGAATAGACGAAGGTTTGCTACGCCGTGTAATGAACCACTTTTTAtctaatattgaaaaatgtgtTGAAGTTGGTGGAGGTCAATTAGAAGAcgtgatttttaaaagttag
- the LOC111422214 gene encoding aarF domain-containing kinase 1-like: MFPRRLLSCSKNVLSLLTYSGISGILAGSVVSFLPENNKLDSYGMIRLGRAAYTVLKITYIYNQNLYAKHYDCNTDDYRKWSSFCHKKGAEELLKLCCLNKGVYIKVGQHLAALDYLIPTEYVETMKVLHSNGPSTNMDDVYKVIKEDLKQDPKDVFTFIDPQPIGVASLAQVHKATLKDGSTVALKVQHSYVKGHTMVDMKSMEYLVNIVGFIFPDFKFHWFVDEMKTNIPLELDFINEGKNSEKIFKLMCKSSPWLFIPKVNWNLTSSRILTMDYVEGGHINDLKYMETHGIDPADVSDKLSQLYSEMIFIHGFVHSDPHPGNILIRNNSKINGCELILLDHGLYATLKKDFMAEYAKLWLSILDKDKIGMEIHSKNLGVNGDGMYGLFACMVTGRSWSSIIGGLENVEPTKEETERVQSRLPEVFPHMAKILQSVNRQMYLIFKANGLVHGLEHTLRTKSRKCTFKTMCRCCVRSVYGKKLDESTSKIEKIKVAVIQYWLLLKITVYYTMSSVQDLLKMLGV; the protein is encoded by the exons atgtttccccGCCGATTATTAAGTTGctcaaaaaatgtattatccCTCCTAACCTATTCAGGAATAAGTGGAATATTAGCCGGAAGTGTAGTATCTTTCCTCCCCGAAAACAACAAATTGGATTCGTACGGAATGATAAGATTAGGAAGAGCAGCTTATACAGTATTAAAAATCACCTACATCTACAACCAAAATCTTTATGCGAAACACTACGACTGTAACACGGATGATTACCGAAAGTGGTCTTCGTTTTGTCACAAGAAAGGGGCGGAagagttattaaaattgtgcTGCTTGAATAAAGGTGTTTACATTAAGGTTGGCCAACATTTAGCCGCTTTAGATTATCTAATTCCCACGGAATACGTGGAAACAATGAAAGTTTTACACAGTAATGGTCCCTCGACGAATATGGACGATGtttataaagtaattaaagaGGATTTAAAGCAAGATCCGAAAGATGTGTTTACATTTATTGATCCCCAACCGATTGGAGTAGCTTCTTTGGCTCAAGTTCATAAAGCCACGTTGAAAGATGGGAGTACGGTGGCTTTGAAAGTGCAACATTCGTACGTTAAAGGCCATACAATGGTTGATATGAAAAGTATGGAGTATTTAGTGAATATCGTAGGTTTTATATTTcccgattttaaatttcattggTTTGTTGACGAAATGAAAACCAATATTCCGTTGGAATTGGATTTTATTAACGAAGGGAAGAACtctgaaaagatttttaagttaatgTGTAAAAGTTCTCCTTGGTTATTTATTCCGAAAGTTAA CTGGAATTTAACGTCGTCGAGGATATTAACGATGGATTATGTTGAGGGTGGTCACATAAACGATTTGAAATACATGGAAACGCACGGAATTGATCCTGCGGATGTTTCTGATAAATTGAGTCAATTATATtctgaaatgatttttattcaCGGTTTCGTGCATAGCGATCCCCATCCGGGTAATATTTTAATCCGTAATAACTCGAAAATAAACGGATGCGAATTAATCTTACTCGATCATGGATTATACGCG acattaaaaaaagattttatggCCGAATACGCCAAATTATGGTTAAGCATTTtggataaagataaaattggtATGGAAATTCATAGTAAAAATTTAGGGGTTAACGGAGATGGAATGTATGGGCTTTTTGCTTGTATGGTAACCGGAAGATCTTGGAGTTCAATAATTGGCGGTTTagaaaa tGTTGAACCAACAAAAGAAGAAACAGAACGCGTTCAATCGAGACTTCCCGAAGTTTTTCCTCACATGGCCAAGATCCTGCAAAGTGTTAATCGACAGATGTACTTGATATTTAAAGCTAACGGATTAGTACACGGTTTAGAGCATACTTTAAGAACGAAATCAAGAAAGTGTACCTTCAAAACGATGTGTCGTTGTTGTGTTCGGTCGGTTTATGGAAAGAAATTGGACGAAAGTACGTCTAAAATCGAGAAAATTAAGGTTGCCGTCATCCAATATTGGTTGTTGCTTAAAATCACTGTGTATTATACTATGTCCTCGGTACAGGATTTACTAAAAATGTTgggtgtttaa
- the LOC111425114 gene encoding uncharacterized protein, translating into MYTNLEDLAKDPDISNYFRDKGVIWHFIPARSPHFGGIWEAAVKRVKYHLMRTIGDERLTYETFSTVLIQIESILNSRPLLPLSSDPQDLELLTPGHFLIGAALLAVPEVDVSEIPANRLANYKQLQKLHQSFWKRWSLKYLHALQQRTKWRFYREDLVKIGSMVLLKDDNLPPMQWKTGRIEELHPGPDEKIRVVKIHTSGGAVSRSVSTSSLCFTNRRTAGVMLRLSFIDVVSERSKGHTCRVVTREKGSVRYEQR; encoded by the exons ATGTATACTAATTTAGAAGATCTAGCTAAGGATCCtgatatttcaaattattttcgtgACAAAGGGGTCATTTGGCACTTCATTCCCGCAAGAAGCCCTCACTTTGGTGGGATTTGGGAAGCTGCGGTTAAACGGGTTAAGTATCATTTAATGAGAACAATTGGTGATGAAAGACTAACCTATGAGACCTTTTCCACAGTTTTAATCCAAATTGAGTCAATCCTAAACTCAAGACCTTTACTTCCTTTATCCTCTGACCCTCAAGATTTGGAATTATTGACTCCAGGACATTTTTTGATTGGCGCGGCCTTATTGGCAGTTCCTGAAGTAGATGTTTCAGAAATTCCTGCTAACCGATTAGCAAATTACAAACAACTCCAAAAATTACACCAATCATTTTGGAAAAGGTGGTCATTGAAGTATTTGCATGCTCTACAACAAAGGACGAAGTGGAGATTCTACCGAGAAGATCTTGTCAAAATTGGAAGTATGGTTCTGCTTAAAGATGACAACCTCCCCCCAATGCAGTGGAAAACAGGAAGAATAGAAGAACTCCATCCTGGTCCAGACGAAAAGATTCGTGTGGTGAAGATCCATACTTCAGGTGGAGCTGTGTCTAGAAGTGTATCTACATCGAGTTTGTGTTTTACCAATAGAAGGACA GCGGGAGTTATGTTGCGACTCTCGTTCATAGATGTCGTTAGTGAGCGATCGAAGGGACACACGTGTCGAGTTGTTACCCGCGAAAAGGGATCAGTCCGTTACGAGCAGCGATGA